In Eubalaena glacialis isolate mEubGla1 chromosome 4, mEubGla1.1.hap2.+ XY, whole genome shotgun sequence, the genomic window AGGAATTTGAACTTAGGACTGATTCCAAAGCTTTTCCACTGCAGTACACTTCCTATCTAGCAAACATAAGATTACATTCAAAAATAGTTCTTGaagggtgggtttttttttttttttttactacttttatgAAGTAGTTAGTAAATGTCAAATAACTCAGGATCTGAGTCCTGCCATGGTCACACCACACTTAGCTGAAGTTAGCTATTACTATGCACCAAAACTGAAGTTTTACATCTTAAAAGACTGCCTTGTATCTCAGCCTATAGACTGCCAAGATTGGGGATGGCTAAGTGAGAAACATTCTTGAGGACCGAAGGTGCTCATCATGCACATCTGTTATTTGGGAGTTGTTTTTATGGAATCCAGGGTCCTTGATTTTGAAAAGTAGAATTTATTTGGgaattttttatcttctttccttcACTGCAAAGGTTTATCAACACTGTTAGGTTTTACATAGATGTCCTcagtaccaaaaaataaaaatgctgctGGGTAGGAGGGATGACAGGGACCCCTTTTTGTGTGCTCTCATCCAAAGCCTGTTTACTCCCAAATCTTGCTTGCTCTTGAGATGTAGACATGTATATCCAACTGTTTGCTGGACCTATTTGAGCATCCTCACAAGAGTTTGATTCAAGCTGTCCTAAACTCACTGTATTTCCCTGAATATCAGGCTCTTCCTTCTACATTCCTAATTTATCTCAGTTAATGACCCCACAGTACACTGCCTACCAGCCATTGACTGCCAATCATCCTATGGCCCACCTTCTTCCTCAGGCTCCACATTCAATAAAGTGCCAAATCCTATTAAAATCAACTTTCCAAGTCCCTCCCAAATCTactgtcatttattcattcaatatttgaTTGCCATATGCCACCGTACTGGGGATACTAAAATAAACTATTGGTAGATGGGCCAAAGGAGACACTACCTAACTCTTTATATGCTCCTTTTTATAAAGTCCTTTCTAACCTGGATCACAACATTAGTATCTTTACCGTTTGGGTCATCTTTCTCCATCTTCTTCCCCACCCATCTTGCTTATGTCCccaaaatgaatttaataaaactgaaatactAGGTCACTTGCTTCCTTAAAATCTTTCAGTAACTACACATAGCCTTCGGTGCAGCCTAAATTCCTTGTGATGGAACTTGGGGGCACATCAGTTCTGTTTCTTCCAGCCTTTACCTATGATGCTTCAGACTTACACATCCACTTCTCCTGTGAACTCTTTCACCCTCGGGCATGTATATATGTTATTCCCACTGCTTATAATACGCTTCCCCATCTCATACCTTTATTTAACCGTCACTCATCTTTCAAAatccaataaaaaagaattttcttctcTGGAATCTCTTCTCTGAGTCCACCCCACGCCTGCGGCTCCTTCCCCATGATTCCTGTTCTTGGTTCCCACAACACCCAGTGCATATCTTTATCATAGTATCACAGCACTTATCTGACCACTAGATAAATGCACTAGACAAATGTCTCCTCCACTCCGCTGTGACTTCCTCAAGGGCAGGGGGAGGTTTGGGCTCACTCAACATCTCCAACGCCAGGCCCTGGATTTGGCACACAGTAGACCCTCAGTACATACAAGAATGGATAAGTACCTAATTTTGAAATGGTGAAGTAATATACAACCTAACACTGTAAAactcaaaatgaaaacacattttttactATTTACAAACTCCTACTTCTACCTCTCTGCTcacaaagataaaaatagatTCTACTTTTGCACACCCAGCTGTTAGTGTAATTATCCAGTTTTCTTcagctattactattttcttcagCTATTACCATAAACCATTTAACAGAGACTGAAGCTGTACACGCGGCCAGAGAACTCCAGTCAGCAGGAGTTACTCTAGGAACTGTGAAATATCCATAAACAGTTCTCCAGATTTGACTTTTATTAATAAAGCATATCAGGTGCAGTTTGTAGTAATTTTAGAAAACTGTAAAATTACAACCACCATCTCTACACTACTCTGTACAGGATCCTAGTGCAAACAGAGCCTAACACGTGAGAGAGTGCTGCTTTTCTCAGGACAATCTTTTCCTTATAGTGGGATTACAATTGAACAAAAAAGGTATTTGCACTTTATACAGGTCACTGTAAGTTCAGAGTAACAGGGAGCAGCTTTGTACACCTGTCAAAGGAGAGATCCCACTGAAAGAGAAAACTGTCTCAGATTTACCCCTTGGATAATTTGATAGTTTAAAAGATGGGCTTAAAACCAAAGCTTGGTACCCTTACCATTCCTCATCCTCCATGCACCAGAAGGAAAATGACTTATTTACAAAGTACTTCTCACTACTGGTGGCAATGGGAGTGTTTAGGTAGGTTTAAGCTGAGTTATACATTTAGGTGGTGCAAGTATTATAAAGTACAGAGTTCTGCCCACATTAAGATAAACTTCCGGTACCTATTGACACTTAATAACAGAGATCTGTTTACACAGGATTACTCTAGCTTTTAGCTCCAAGCTAAACGAGTTTTGGGGGAATACTCCAGAGAGAAATTGGTTTCGGATTCAGTAGGAGGCCTATATTCTGGTTGTGAAAAgagtggtatttttgttatactcTTCTCTTCTCAAGCTAGATCTACCAGAGAGCATATGACTTCACTTCAGGTATTAAAGACTGACTTCCTAGAAATTATTATTAGCAAGGTTAAAACGCTTAACTTTCTAGCCTGCTTCTACACTCAGTGTCCTGCCAAAGAGTGCCAAGAATCCATGATCAAAGAATGCTGTGATGCAGTGCTGGTGCCATACCAAAGACAGGAGATCACTGGTTCTgctttttcatactctttattGCCAACAATCAGTTTAAAAtggtcaacataaaaaaaaactgataataaATACTGCTCTTTGGGctgtaataaataaaaagtttattaacaAGGAATGCACTTTTCCAGCCACAAgtgtcttcaaaaaaaaaaaaaaaatttatatatggcCATAGTTCACAGTTAAGCAGCCAAAAGCTGCTCCAATTACAGCCTTTAAACAACATGGGAGcgtcctcccttctccctccccttcagGAAGTATATTCACAGTTCCAAGTCCTCTGTCTGAAGTGCTCTCCACAGAGAGAAGTTAAGTCAATGCACCTTTCTGCGAAATTGTCTGAAAAACCTTTTGAAACAGGTACGTCAAGGAAAACTGCATTCAGGTTCACTCTCAGCTTGTCCAAGGTCCAGAACTGTGTGCCTCAGCCTGGTCTGGTCCCACCAGGTCCAGCAGGCCACGGGGGAATTGTTTTCGTACCACCACCTGTCCACCTTCTTCAACGTGCTGTAGATCATTCTACTGGCTTCCCTGTAGATCTCACAGTGGAAGAGAGGAGCCCCATAGGATCCATTCAAAAAGTCTCTTAGTTGCATCTCTGTAGGAGCATGTTCAGAGCATATTCCATTCGATTTTTTAATTCTAATGAACAGCCAGACATCAGCAGAGTTGTCAGTCTAAACGTGGTAGATATCCTGTCCTCATTGATGTAGGTGAGAAGGTATTCTTCATTTTGGCTACAGATGATTATTTTTGTATGATCATGGTAGAAATTCACCTTTAAAAAGTAGACATAGATATTAGATCTCTCTAAGTATTCGAGATGTGAAGAGTTTTGTCAGTGGTTAAATTGGCTAGgtaaaaagcatttttttagGACCTAAACATGTGCTTTCCTCAAGGGTTCATTTACCTGAAAGGTGCCATCATTGAAGAGCATCATTAAGGCCTTATCAGATTTTAGCCACTGAAGGAGGTAGAGCCGAGGTCTTCGAACATCAGTAACACTAGGCAGATCTCCACCCTGGGAGAGATTGGGAGACTTAGTGCCTACAAAAACTTTGCAGTGTGTGCACTCAGTTCTTCTAAGCAAATGCCTATCAAACTTAAGCAAGTGCCAGAATGGCCTGGAGATTCCTGGTCCCACcacccagagattctgatccAGTAGATTGAGGGTGGGACATGAGAGGCTGCATGCCTTAAAGCGTTGAGGCTACACAGATGCTACTGCTCTGTGGACCGCACTGCAAACATCACTGCTTGAAAGCCACAGCACTTACGTCCATGAGGTTTTCCTCCATGTAATGAGAAAAGTATTTCAGCACCGTCACTTGACTAATGAATTGTTCAGGGGCGTCTGTTGCTGGGAAAACAGAGCACTGGCCAAGCTCTGCATAATAGTGAACTGTCCTAAAGACCAGGAACAATacggagaaaagaaggaaaaatggaagcaGTTAGTCACtattttcagatttccttaggGCAAAACTAAAGAACTGACAGGGCTTCCTTAATTGAACACGCTTACTTTTTATCTGGAAGGAGGCTCATGTGAGCACCGTTGTTGAAGAGGACGCCTACAGTGTGGTCTGAGAGCTGGTACCCAAAGCCATATTTATTAGAGTAGTCGACCCATTTGGTGACCCACTGAAAGGAAGTGCTCAGCTGCTCTTTGGGGATGCAGTCAGCTTCTGGCATGTTTTCTAGACATCCTCGAAGGACTCTTGCCACTGTGTCTGCGACACTTCCCATGGTACTGTCCTCGAGGCCTGAAAAGTCagagaaattcagaaaataattaacaacAAAACCTCAGGCTATGGTAGGTGCTAAGTCTCCCTTCACTAAATCTAAGGATGGAGGACTCAAAATTGTTCCAATCCTCTAATTTTGCTTCTTCTATGTTAAATCAGGCCAAAAACCAAACTGACTTCAGTTACTTAGTATTGAGCACTGGCATTCAGAGCGTCATTATTTAAAATGCAATTGACAACAACTTACATTCACTGCTACTGCTGCAGCTGCCAAGAGTTCCTCTGACTATCATCCGAATAGCATCTCCAATCTGCTGCTTGTTTTCCACTGCGGGTGTTCCAGATCTGGCAACTGTAGTGGTAGGTGCCTGGAGTTCCTAGAAGAGAGAAGAGCCAGGCAATCGTCaagcatttaaaattcatttgggGTTGAGAATTCTAGTTTAAGATGAGATTGTGGCAATTAGTAAGAAAGCTTATCAAAAAGCAATGGACACAAGCCAGGTAAAAGATATTTCGGTAACTCAATTGCATGCATTGTTAAACTAAGAGATAAAATCTTCCCTTTTAAAGGGTTGGAAAGAAAACTTCAAGTAAATATGTGATCCAAGTGATAATTAACAAAGAATGGAAATGATATAAAGTGTTTATAactattttgctcttctttagCATACCTCATCTGTCCTATGTTTGCTGGGTTGCTGAGTTATCGAAGTCTTTTTCAAATCATGCCTAAGCTTGTaaatttcttcatcttctttaGCCACTTTGTCTGTAAATCAAGGAAAAGAATTATGAGCATTATTCTATCCAAACAAGGTAGAAACAGAGCTAGCCACATTTCCTCCTTTTGCATTAATAACCAACTTAAGAGCATCCAAGGCAAAATcatcagcttttacttttatctttGCCATCAGCTGCAATTATGCAAGAAGCACACTTTAATGCatacaaaacaaaaagctatCAACCACAATTTGCAGTGGGGATTTATTATGCTACAAAAAGTCAAATAGTGTACAAACACACAGGCCAAATTATGTTAATATAAAAGCCTCTTTTAACTAACTTATcaactttatatataatattggacacagaagaacaaaagaaGTCTTATAACTTACTATGTGTGTCAATATATCTTGCTTTGTCTTTTTTGCCACCAAAAAGAGCAGCAGCTGCTTTCTTAAAGAAATTCTTAGCTGGGCTTGACAAGTGGAAATCTGGAACTGTATGACAACAGCTAGAAGAGAGTCTGTCTGGAGTGAAGCCCTATGAAGTAAAAGACAAGATCTTCAGTAACCTGCTGGGAAATTAGGATCAAGAGCATGTAATaaaaagactcaaaaaaaaaaaaaaaaaaatgcaccaacctgcaaaaaaaaatcatgtcgAATGATGTCATCCAAACTGGGACGATCTTCTGGATTTTTGGACAACATGCTGGCTATTAAGTGCTTAGCAGGAGCCAGCAATGAAGAGGGCATTGTATACCTTGCTTCTCTTATGCACCTGTAAGTTTCTTTCAGGTTTGTAGTTTCAAATGGGGGTCTTCCTAGTAACATTGTATACCTGTATGCAAGGAAACACTTCTTTAGGAACGGTCAAAAAGCAACTCTTTTCGAGTGTTAAAAATCTACATCCAAATTTGCTTTTTGATTATTTTGGTGCATTTACTTACATTACACAGCCTAAGGCCCAAATGTCTGATTCACAGCCGTGTCCTTGTTTGTTGAGGACTTCAGGAGAAAGATAATTTGGGGTACCACATATCGTTCtaggaaaacaaaatatgaagATCTCATTAGGAACTATTCTACTGTTTAAACTTAGTTCTCTGGATAAAACCTTGAAAGCACTATGTTGAATTTCTATTTGGAAACATTTGACTTTTGATTTCTGGCATGTGAACAACTGACATTTGACCAAGTgacttggtaatttttttttaatgtgtgtacaATTTTTTTCAGCCACATGACAAAGTGTTTTAAGCCAACTGAGACCAGGTACAGCAGGACATAATTATATATTTCAGGCAAATGTAAGACAGATTTGTTTCATAATCAACTTATAGGCATGAGGTACTCTGCCTGGTCCATAGTGGCACTGGATAAGTGTTTCCTTCAATTAACACTGTAGCGGTTTGTAGATTTTAGTGTCAACTGGCCTTTGAAACattaactggaaaataaaaagggCATATTCGATCTCCACAAAACCCTAGCAGGATGTATCCTTCTGACTCTTACCTCCTTCTGTGTTCCAAGGGTTCCAGCCTGGCTGCCAAACCAAAGTCCCCAACTTTTAGTTCCATGGCTTCATTAATAAAAAAGTTTCctagatgattaaaaaaaaaagatctgaattCCCTTGAAAAGCTGTTCTAACCAAGTACACACACATCCACTCAAGAGGCAGGCAGCCAGTTGCTTAAAGTGAAAGCCATCATTCATAAGCAAGATAGCACTGGTTAGATCCCAACTAAGAACATTAATatgtaaaaaaagagagagagagagcacacctCTCTGACACAAAAGTCAGCATTTGGAGTGAAAGCCTTACCTAGTTTGAGATCTCTGTGCAAGATTTCTTGTTCATGAAGGTACTTTAGTCCAGACACAATCTGCCTGAGGTAGTATCGGACTTCTGGCTCTGTCAACACCTTCCTTGCTTTCAAGATATGAGCCATGGactgggaagaggagaaggaaaaaagagaatctGTCAAACAAAGTTACCAAAATCAATGGCTTCCTTGTGCAGGATGAGTGATGAAAGTTAATGCTGCAGTGTAATGATTACCTCCACAATGAAATTCCCAGATAAAGTGCAGTTTGAATGCTGTGTCAGTTTGCGGGAAGTAAATGCATTCAAATAGGAGTGAACACTTACCCTTCTACTGCAATATTCCAAAAGGatgtaaatgttttctttgtcctCAAAGTAGTGGTAAAACTGCACTACATGCTTGTGATGGAGAATTCTGTGAAGCTCTATTTCTTTGTCaatctaaaagaaaaagcaagatcaGTCTTATTCGCCTCCCTCACCTCTGAAAAGCCAGTCTTACACATGCAGAAGACATTTTCCTAACAGGGAAGGGCCATCTTGCACACAAAGAAAATACTTTACTCAACAGTCATACACACCTTTTCCCTTTGATGAGGTTTGGCTACTCTGCTGTGAGGAATAATTTTTGCAGCGTAGACTTTGTTGTTTGTCAAATCTGTCATCTCGTAACATTTTGCAAAGCCACCCTGAAAGGAAACAAAGCCGAGGCGGAATTGAGTATGGCAGGGACATGGacggcagattttttttttttttttttaagtaagtaaatgagaaagaaaagcaaaaatatgggAGAGGAAGGGCGGACAGAGGGATGCGGGctactttttaaaagctctttcaCGAAGGGAAAAGCATTCCTGAAAACAGTAAGTTAAAACTGTGCCCCTTCTCCCTTTACAGAGAGGAGCTTTccggagggggggggggggggggcttgggGTTGGGGAGATGAGACATAGGGTCTGAAGAGACTTGTCAAGAAAATCCTCTGGCGGGCAGCTCGAGAGAGCTAGGTCCGGTATAGAAAGCCCTCGCTTCTGGCCTCAAGATCAATGTCTTTGGGCGGCGGGACGCAGACTGAGCCGCGGCTAAGGATGTGAAGTCGATCCCGGCGCTGCCAGCGTACAAAAGCCAGAGGAGGACAGGTGAGCAGCCCACGTCGCGCCGGGATCGGACTCCCGAGACGCCGAGAAGCGGTGGGCGCGGGGACTCGGCGTCCGGCCCAGCCCGGGAGATGCCCGGGCAGACCTCCCTCCCGCCTGGCAGCAGGGCGCCCGCCGCTCGTCACCTTTCCCAGCACTTTGCCTCGGCAGTAGCGCTTCCCCGTCGTGGGGTCGACGATAATCCTCGAGATCTCGGCCCCCGAGTgcgagtggtggtgatggtggtgcggGGCGGCCGGCTGCACCTGCACCTGGGGCTGCGGCGGCTGCGGCTCCTCGGGGGGCGGCTGCGGCCGCTTCTTCTTCGAGTCCCCGCCGCAAGCCTTGCCCAGCGCCTGCTCGCACATCTTGGTGCCGGCGGCCGGCTGGTAGGTGATAGTCCGCAAGAGCTCCATGGTCCCCTCGCCGCCCTGCACTGCCCGCTGCCACCTCCGAAGCACAGACACGCGACCGAGCCGGCCTCTACCCTTGAGCCCCCGCCACAGCCGCCGACCTCCCACGCCCGACGCCTTCGTTCACTTGTGCGAGTGCAAACGCCCGGAGAAGTCTTATATATGGCCGGAGAAGGGGGCGGAGAATCGAAACGGGATGAGACGTCACGGGCGACGCCCCGCCCACCGGCTTCCAGAGCGCCCGGGACCGAGCGGGAGGTTGCGATGGGCCGCTGGCTTCCAGCTTGCGAGCCGCGTGCCGGCCGCGGGGAGCGCTCACCCCGACGGGGAGGCGAACACAGGCGTCCGGCCGTTCCCGTGACCGCCGTCCCATTCTTAGAATATTCCGAGCTTCTGGGTTTGAAGTAGAAACCCGAGGGCGGACGCCTGGCtccgcccccacccgccccgcggCCGGCGGTGCAGTGATCAGAGCCCCGCCGGGTGCTGCGGTCCTCGCAGGTTCCCTCCCCTGCACAGCCCTTCCTCACCGCCCTACAACCTGACGCCTCCGGTGTCAAGGTGTGAGTGTGGCCGGAGCCACTGCACAGGCACGTGAGGTTTCCCGGTGGCCACCTGGAGACCTTCTGGGCTGCCGCCGTCCCTGCAGTTTTACCCCGTTAGCTCCTGTCTAGAGGGGCCCTGCGAGGAGGCCGTGCCCCTGAAAGACAAGGGTCCGCGGAACAGGGTGTTCCGAGCTCCCCGCCGCTTCTGAATGAAGCGGACTTCGGCTGGGGCCGGCCGGCTGACCATGGCCAAGTCCCACTTAGGCCCGTGTGGCCTCTGCCCATCACCTTAGAGCAAGCCTTTGTCGGAGGTCAGGCCCTTAACCTTGGAGAGGGAGGCCAGCGCCTTGGGAAGGCTTCGCGTTCAGGATGTCCGAAGACTGGGAGCAAAGGCGCCATCTCGTGGAATGTTCCAGAAGCGCAGTTAGTCCGAGTGGGCAGCGGTTAATGACTATGTGGGCTTTCTTTGACAGTAAGTGGTTTAAAAGTGCACCTGGTGCTAACTATGGTTTTACAGTCGAAATCATCTATCACTTCTTATTCCGAAGGGGTTATGCGGAATGCGTCGTTTAAATGGCTCATTAAGCCACGTGGCTGCTCTGGTGCTGGGAGAGTCAATCCTAGGCCTTCCAAGTGGAGGGGATTGGTAGCATGAGGGAGGAGCATAGCCAAGTGAGCTAAAACATGGCTTAGTTTCCTATTTCCAGATTTTACGATTCAGACTTGCTAACCTGGGACCACCATTGTTTCTTGTTCTAATGACAGTAGTGCATTTATGTGCAGGGTACCGTACTTAGTATTTTGAAAAGCCTTATTTAATTCTACATCCATTCTAAGTAGGAaatattgttattcccattttacagatgaggaatctggggTTTAACGAATTTAAGTTAACTattctctatatatatatttagtagaACATCCAAGTTATGTTAATTAGCAATAGACAGATTTTTAAATCCAAGTTAAGATGTGTTAAACAGTTTTTTGATACTAATTTCCAGTGCTATATAGAATACCAGATTAATAACCCCCCTGGAAGGTACCTAGAAAAGGGTTGGCTCCAGTCCAGATACCATCAGGGTATGCATGGTATCAGTTAATTAAATGTGCATGGTTTCGAAGATTCTGTCTCAAGTATTTCCCACATAATGTAGAAAGGAGTTTCATTGGCATTACAGAGTAGAAAGGGAAAGTCTTCTGTGACTCTTCCTTTTTGATTCTGTAAGCAGTTCAGGGCAAGCCAAGGCATGTTTCTCATAAAGTGAAAGTAGAATTTACCCCATGAGTATCAGGGCTGGAATAAGGGGCGGGCCTGGTGGTGGATATGAAGAATTACACAATCCTCCTCTTTAAAGATAAACCTAGGGGTGACCTTTGCTCCCCAGATTTATGCAAACTTATTTACTAGCCTGTAGTAGGCTTACTGGTTTAGAAAATACTACCTAAATTTCCAGAGCTAATTTTACACCTTGTCTTTATTTTCTCGGTTGATAATGAACTTTTTAATCTATATCTGTTTATGGCTTTCTATGATAAAAGGACTATGAAGAATAGTcatgatatttttcattattatttccattctttGATTATTATATACTATAGTATATCTCTTTACCAAATGTACTTAAGCATTTGATGGACTGTTGAACATGCCATGTGAAATTCAGGTCTATCCTCCAAAACATTTgagcatttaataaaatattaacatgtatATGTGTTATGGGGCCTTCTGTCCAACTATGAAAATCTGATTTTTTGGTTTGTGGTGCCATCATGTGGACAGAACTAAAATTGTTGTTagtagaacaaaaaagaaaataaatgtactttCCAATAGAGATAAAtctttaattacaaaatatttctctGTAGTTCTGTAGATATAATGTAATTACAAGTGGAATCCCAATATGACTTTTAGTGAAACTTGACAAGCTGATTGCAAACTTTGAAAGTGTGAGTGATCAAAAATAGCAAACTAACTTAAAGAAGAATTAGAAGGGGGAAGGTCTTTCTTTACCAGTTATCACAACTTATAATTAAGCTAGAGCAATTAAGAAAATTTGGTCCTCTCACAGGGATAGACTGACCAATGGAATAAAGAGCCTAGAAATAGATCCACTTATATATGGAACTTTGGTATATGGCAGAGGAAACATGATGGATCATTGAGGAAAGGAAACTATTCAGTAAATGGAAGTAGAAAATtgatttttccatattaaaaaaaaaatgaaatccgtATCttacactgtattagttttctagggctaccctaacagaataccacagactgggtggcttaaacaacagaaatttactttctcacagttctggaggctacaagtccaggatcaaggtatGGACAGgcttggttcctcctgaggcctctctctttgacttgcagatggctgccttctcatcGTGTCCTCACGTGATCATTCCTCTGTGAGAGAGCATCCCTGGTGTCCCCTTGTATGTCCAAATTTCCTGTTACAAGGACAGCAgttagattggattagggcccacccaaatgacctcatttaaccttaatcacctTTTTAAGgccctatctctaaatacagtcatattctgaggtactggggactAGAGTTTCGTTATGAATTTTGAAGGGAAACAATTTTTAGCCCATAacacacaccatgtacaaaaaatCTACTTCAGATGGAGTAAGGACTTAAAgagtaagaacaaaacaaaacatcagtAGGAAATATAAGTAACCAACTTTCAGAGCATAGGGtagggaaagattttttttattgagatctAGTTGACGTATAATACtgcattagttttaggtgtacagcattatgatttgatatatgtatgtgtatatatatgtgtgtgtgtgtgtatatatatatatatagtgaaatggCTAACACAATTTACATCACCACATACAGttacaatattttttccttgtgtgataataaattttaagatctactctctcaacaacattcaaatatgcaatacagtttCATTAGCTGGAGTCACCATGCTTTACATTACATCCCAGggacttacttatcttataataggaagtctgtaccttttgaccccctttacccattttgcctacCTTCCCTGACTTCTATTAACCAcggatctgttctctgtatctatgagttcaattttttttagatttcacataaaaatgagaatatacattgtctttctctcttatttcacttaacataaatacctcagggtccatccatgttattgcaaatggcaggacttccttctgttttatggctaaatcatattccattatgtgtgtgtgtgtatcaaatgttttttttatccattcatctgttgatggacactttgtttccataccttggctgtcattaacaatgctgcagtgaacatgggaatagcgatatctcttcaagattatgatttcctttcctttgattatatacccagaagtgggattgctggattatatggtaattctatttttaattttttgaggaatctccattctgttttccatagtggttgcactaatttatattcccaccaacagtgcataaggg contains:
- the PLK2 gene encoding serine/threonine-protein kinase PLK2, producing MELLRTITYQPAAGTKMCEQALGKACGGDSKKKRPQPPPEEPQPPQPQVQVQPAAPHHHHHHSHSGAEISRIIVDPTTGKRYCRGKVLGKGGFAKCYEMTDLTNNKVYAAKIIPHSRVAKPHQREKIDKEIELHRILHHKHVVQFYHYFEDKENIYILLEYCSRRSMAHILKARKVLTEPEVRYYLRQIVSGLKYLHEQEILHRDLKLGNFFINEAMELKVGDFGLAARLEPLEHRRRTICGTPNYLSPEVLNKQGHGCESDIWALGCVMYTMLLGRPPFETTNLKETYRCIREARYTMPSSLLAPAKHLIASMLSKNPEDRPSLDDIIRHDFFLQGFTPDRLSSSCCHTVPDFHLSSPAKNFFKKAAAALFGGKKDKARYIDTHNKVAKEDEEIYKLRHDLKKTSITQQPSKHRTDEELQAPTTTVARSGTPAVENKQQIGDAIRMIVRGTLGSCSSSSECLEDSTMGSVADTVARVLRGCLENMPEADCIPKEQLSTSFQWVTKWVDYSNKYGFGYQLSDHTVGVLFNNGAHMSLLPDKKTVHYYAELGQCSVFPATDAPEQFISQVTVLKYFSHYMEENLMDGGDLPSVTDVRRPRLYLLQWLKSDKALMMLFNDGTFQVNFYHDHTKIIICSQNEEYLLTYINEDRISTTFRLTTLLMSGCSLELKNRMEYALNMLLQRCN